Proteins from a single region of Oreochromis niloticus isolate F11D_XX linkage group LG7, O_niloticus_UMD_NMBU, whole genome shotgun sequence:
- the hook3 gene encoding protein Hook homolog 3 isoform X1 translates to MMSTSESLDRMEVCESLLTWIQTFGVEAPCKTVEDLTSGVVMAQVLQKIDVVYFSDAWISRIKPDVGDNWRLKISNLKKILKGILDYIQEVLGQDINDFPLPDVNLIGEHSDAAELGRMLQLILGCAVTCEQKQEYIKTIMVMEESVQHVVMTAIQELMTKETPATGGNDSYVDLDRQLKKTVEELNDALATKEEIAQRCRELDLQVAALQEEKSSLLAENQVLMERLNQSDSIEDINSPAGRRHLQLQTQLEQLQEETFRLEAAKDDYRIRCEELEKELLDVKSQNEDLTSLADEAQSLKDEIDVLRHSSDKVSKLEGTVEHYKKKLEDMGLLRRQNKLMEEKNTALMQTNVGLEEELRKANAAKAQLETYKRQVVELQNRLSEESKKADKMEFEYKRLKEKVDSLQKEKDRMRSERDSLKETIEELHCVQAQEGQLTSGLFPLGSNDGSDSLAAEITTPEMREHVIRLQHENKMLKLAQEGSDNEKIALLQSLLEDANRRKNELETENRLINQRLMEEQSQVEELQKNLQEQGSKADDSSILKKKYEEHMEKVQELNNELLKKNAFIDEMEPKYNTSIQRVEELEEALKKKDEDMKQMEERYKKYLEKAKSVIRTLDPKQNQGSGPEVQALKNQLQEKERMLHSLEKEMDKTKSQRDHEEKLIVSAWYNMGMSLQKKAAEDRLANTGSGQSFLARQRQATSTRRQYPGHAQSATASNVPA, encoded by the exons ATCCAGACATTTGGAGTAGAGGCTCCATGCAAAACTGTAGAAGACCTGACAAGTGGTGTTGTCATGGCACAAGTTCTACAGAAAAT AGATGTAGTGTATTTTAGTGATGCTTGGATTAGTAGAATCAAGCCAGACGTCGGAGACAACTGGAGGTTAAAG aTCAGCAATCTAAAGAAAATCTTAAAAGGCATCCTAGACTATATCCAGGAG GTCTTAGGCCAGGATATTAATGACTTCCCACTACCTGATGTTAATCTTATTGGAGAACACTCTGATGCAGCCGAGCTTGGAAGGATGTTACAACTTATATTGGGCTGCGCTGTCACCTGTGAACAGAAACAAG AATACATCAAAACCATAATGGTGATGGAAGAATCGGTGCAGCATGTTGTCATGACTGCCATCCAAGAG cTGATGACTAAAGAGACTCCAGCTACGGGAGGAAATGACTCATATGTGGATCTGGACAGACAG CTGAAGAAGACAGTTGAGGAGCTGAATGATGCTTTGGCTACCAAGGAAGAGATTGCCCAGAGGTGTCGCGAGCTTGACTTGCAG GTGGCAGCCCTGCAAGAGGAGAAGAGCAGTTTGCTAGCAGAAAACCAGGTCTTAATGGAGAGACTTAACCAGTCTGACTCCATAGAGGATATAAACAGCCCTGCTGGACGCAGACATCTTCAGCTGCAGACGCAACTGGAGCAGctacaggaagaaaccttcag GTTGGAGGCAGCAAAAGATGATTACCGGATCCGTTGTGAGGAGCTGGAAAAAGAACTTTTGGATGTGAAGTCCCAGAATGAAGACCTTACATCACTGGCTGATGAGGCCCAGTCTCTAAAAGATGAGATCGATGTCCTCAG GCACTCATCTGACAAGGTGTCAAAACTGGAGGGCACTGTGGAACACTACAAGAAGAAACTGGAGGACATGGGGCTGCTCAGAAGACAA AACAAGCTAATggaagagaaaaacacagctttaatgCAGACTAATGTTGGCTTAGAGGAAGAGCTACGAAAGGCGAATGCTGCCAAAGCCCAGTTGGAGACATACAAGAGACAG GTGGTTGAACTTCAGAACAGACTGTCAGAGGAGTCTAAAAAGGCGGACAAGATGGAGTTTGAGTATAAACGCCTCAAAGAGAAAGTCGATtctttacaaaaagaaaaagac CGTATGCGAAGTGAGAGAGATTCATTGAAGGAAACTATTGAGGAGCTACACTGTGTTCAAGCTCAAGAGGGACAGCTCACATCAG GTTTATTCCCACTGGGTAGCAACGATGGTTCTGATTCACTGGCGGCTGAGATCACCACTCCAGAGATGcg AGAACACGTGATTCGTCTTCAGCATGAAAACAAGATGCTGAAACTGGCTCAGGAGGGATCAGACAATGAGAAGATCGCACTGTTGCAGAGTCTACTCGAGGATGCCAACAGGAGAAAAAATGAACTGGAGACAGAGAACAG GTTGATAAATCAGCGCTTGATGGAGGAACAGAGTCAGGTAGAGGAGCTACAGAAGAATCTTCAAGAACAGGGTTCAAAAGCAGATGAT tCTTCTATTTTGAAGAAGAAATATGAGGAGCACAT GGAAAAAGTACAAGAGCTGAATAATGAGCTGCTGAAGAAAAATGCCTTCATTGATGAAATGGAGCCGAAATACAACACCAGCA TCCAACGagtggaggagctggaggaggccttgaagaaaaaagatgaagacATGAAACAGATGGAGGAGCGATACAAGAAATACCTCGAAAAGGCCAAGAGT GTGATCCGAACGCTGGACCCTAAACAGAACCAAGGTTCAGGTCCTGAAGTCCAAGCCCTGAAAAACCAGctgcaggagaaggagaggATGTTGCATTCACTGGAG aaagaaatggacaAGACAAAGAGCCAAAGAGATCACGAGGAGAAACTGATTGTGTCAGCCTGGTACAATATG GGTATGTCTCTGCAGAAGAAGGCTGCTGAAGATCGACTTGCCAACACTGGCTCTGGTCAGTCTTTCCTGGCCCGGCAGAGACAAGCCACCAGCACACGGCGCCAGTATCCTGGCCACGCCCAGTCAGCTACCGCCAG CAATGTCCCTGCATGA
- the hook3 gene encoding protein Hook homolog 3 isoform X3, translating into MMSTSESLDRMEVCESLLTWIQTFGVEAPCKTVEDLTSGVVMAQVLQKIDVVYFSDAWISRIKPDVGDNWRLKISNLKKILKGILDYIQEVLGQDINDFPLPDVNLIGEHSDAAELGRMLQLILGCAVTCEQKQEYIKTIMVMEESVQHVVMTAIQELMTKETPATGGNDSYVDLDRQLKKTVEELNDALATKEEIAQRCRELDLQVAALQEEKSSLLAENQVLMERLNQSDSIEDINSPAGRRHLQLQTQLEQLQEETFRLEAAKDDYRIRCEELEKELLDVKSQNEDLTSLADEAQSLKDEIDVLRHSSDKVSKLEGTVEHYKKKLEDMGLLRRQNKLMEEKNTALMQTNVGLEEELRKANAAKAQLETYKRQVVELQNRLSEESKKADKMEFEYKRLKEKVDSLQKEKDRMRSERDSLKETIEELHCVQAQEGQLTSGLFPLGSNDGSDSLAAEITTPEMREHVIRLQHENKMLKLAQEGSDNEKIALLQSLLEDANRRKNELETENRLINQRLMEEQSQVEELQKNLQEQGSKADDSSILKKKYEEHMEKVQELNNELLKKNAFIDEMEPKYNTSIQRVEELEEALKKKDEDMKQMEERYKKYLEKAKSVIRTLDPKQNQGSGPEVQALKNQLQEKERMLHSLEKEMDKTKSQRDHEEKLIVSAWYNMGMSLQKKAAEDRLANTGSGQSFLARQRQATSTRRQYPGHAQSATAR; encoded by the exons ATCCAGACATTTGGAGTAGAGGCTCCATGCAAAACTGTAGAAGACCTGACAAGTGGTGTTGTCATGGCACAAGTTCTACAGAAAAT AGATGTAGTGTATTTTAGTGATGCTTGGATTAGTAGAATCAAGCCAGACGTCGGAGACAACTGGAGGTTAAAG aTCAGCAATCTAAAGAAAATCTTAAAAGGCATCCTAGACTATATCCAGGAG GTCTTAGGCCAGGATATTAATGACTTCCCACTACCTGATGTTAATCTTATTGGAGAACACTCTGATGCAGCCGAGCTTGGAAGGATGTTACAACTTATATTGGGCTGCGCTGTCACCTGTGAACAGAAACAAG AATACATCAAAACCATAATGGTGATGGAAGAATCGGTGCAGCATGTTGTCATGACTGCCATCCAAGAG cTGATGACTAAAGAGACTCCAGCTACGGGAGGAAATGACTCATATGTGGATCTGGACAGACAG CTGAAGAAGACAGTTGAGGAGCTGAATGATGCTTTGGCTACCAAGGAAGAGATTGCCCAGAGGTGTCGCGAGCTTGACTTGCAG GTGGCAGCCCTGCAAGAGGAGAAGAGCAGTTTGCTAGCAGAAAACCAGGTCTTAATGGAGAGACTTAACCAGTCTGACTCCATAGAGGATATAAACAGCCCTGCTGGACGCAGACATCTTCAGCTGCAGACGCAACTGGAGCAGctacaggaagaaaccttcag GTTGGAGGCAGCAAAAGATGATTACCGGATCCGTTGTGAGGAGCTGGAAAAAGAACTTTTGGATGTGAAGTCCCAGAATGAAGACCTTACATCACTGGCTGATGAGGCCCAGTCTCTAAAAGATGAGATCGATGTCCTCAG GCACTCATCTGACAAGGTGTCAAAACTGGAGGGCACTGTGGAACACTACAAGAAGAAACTGGAGGACATGGGGCTGCTCAGAAGACAA AACAAGCTAATggaagagaaaaacacagctttaatgCAGACTAATGTTGGCTTAGAGGAAGAGCTACGAAAGGCGAATGCTGCCAAAGCCCAGTTGGAGACATACAAGAGACAG GTGGTTGAACTTCAGAACAGACTGTCAGAGGAGTCTAAAAAGGCGGACAAGATGGAGTTTGAGTATAAACGCCTCAAAGAGAAAGTCGATtctttacaaaaagaaaaagac CGTATGCGAAGTGAGAGAGATTCATTGAAGGAAACTATTGAGGAGCTACACTGTGTTCAAGCTCAAGAGGGACAGCTCACATCAG GTTTATTCCCACTGGGTAGCAACGATGGTTCTGATTCACTGGCGGCTGAGATCACCACTCCAGAGATGcg AGAACACGTGATTCGTCTTCAGCATGAAAACAAGATGCTGAAACTGGCTCAGGAGGGATCAGACAATGAGAAGATCGCACTGTTGCAGAGTCTACTCGAGGATGCCAACAGGAGAAAAAATGAACTGGAGACAGAGAACAG GTTGATAAATCAGCGCTTGATGGAGGAACAGAGTCAGGTAGAGGAGCTACAGAAGAATCTTCAAGAACAGGGTTCAAAAGCAGATGAT tCTTCTATTTTGAAGAAGAAATATGAGGAGCACAT GGAAAAAGTACAAGAGCTGAATAATGAGCTGCTGAAGAAAAATGCCTTCATTGATGAAATGGAGCCGAAATACAACACCAGCA TCCAACGagtggaggagctggaggaggccttgaagaaaaaagatgaagacATGAAACAGATGGAGGAGCGATACAAGAAATACCTCGAAAAGGCCAAGAGT GTGATCCGAACGCTGGACCCTAAACAGAACCAAGGTTCAGGTCCTGAAGTCCAAGCCCTGAAAAACCAGctgcaggagaaggagaggATGTTGCATTCACTGGAG aaagaaatggacaAGACAAAGAGCCAAAGAGATCACGAGGAGAAACTGATTGTGTCAGCCTGGTACAATATG GGTATGTCTCTGCAGAAGAAGGCTGCTGAAGATCGACTTGCCAACACTGGCTCTGGTCAGTCTTTCCTGGCCCGGCAGAGACAAGCCACCAGCACACGGCGCCAGTATCCTGGCCACGCCCAGTCAGCTACCGCCAGGTAG
- the hook3 gene encoding protein Hook homolog 3 isoform X2 translates to MMSTSESLDRMEVCESLLTWIQTFGVEAPCKTVEDLTSGVVMAQVLQKIDVVYFSDAWISRIKPDVGDNWRLKISNLKKILKGILDYIQEVLGQDINDFPLPDVNLIGEHSDAAELGRMLQLILGCAVTCEQKQEYIKTIMVMEESVQHVVMTAIQELMTKETPATGGNDSYVDLDRQLKKTVEELNDALATKEEIAQRCRELDLQVAALQEEKSSLLAENQVLMERLNQSDSIEDINSPAGRRHLQLQTQLEQLQEETFRLEAAKDDYRIRCEELEKELLDVKSQNEDLTSLADEAQSLKDEIDVLRHSSDKVSKLEGTVEHYKKKLEDMGLLRRQNKLMEEKNTALMQTNVGLEEELRKANAAKAQLETYKRQVVELQNRLSEESKKADKMEFEYKRLKEKVDSLQKEKDRMRSERDSLKETIEELHCVQAQEGQLTSGLFPLGSNDGSDSLAAEITTPEMREHVIRLQHENKMLKLAQEGSDNEKIALLQSLLEDANRRKNELETENRLINQRLMEEQSQVEELQKNLQEQGSKADDSSILKKKYEEHMEKVQELNNELLKKNAFIDEMEPKYNTSIQRVEELEEALKKKDEDMKQMEERYKKYLEKAKSVIRTLDPKQNQGSGPEVQALKNQLQEKERMLHSLEKEMDKTKSQRDHEEKLIVSAWYNMGMSLQKKAAEDRLANTGSGQSFLARQRQATSTRRQYPGHAQSATARSMR, encoded by the exons ATCCAGACATTTGGAGTAGAGGCTCCATGCAAAACTGTAGAAGACCTGACAAGTGGTGTTGTCATGGCACAAGTTCTACAGAAAAT AGATGTAGTGTATTTTAGTGATGCTTGGATTAGTAGAATCAAGCCAGACGTCGGAGACAACTGGAGGTTAAAG aTCAGCAATCTAAAGAAAATCTTAAAAGGCATCCTAGACTATATCCAGGAG GTCTTAGGCCAGGATATTAATGACTTCCCACTACCTGATGTTAATCTTATTGGAGAACACTCTGATGCAGCCGAGCTTGGAAGGATGTTACAACTTATATTGGGCTGCGCTGTCACCTGTGAACAGAAACAAG AATACATCAAAACCATAATGGTGATGGAAGAATCGGTGCAGCATGTTGTCATGACTGCCATCCAAGAG cTGATGACTAAAGAGACTCCAGCTACGGGAGGAAATGACTCATATGTGGATCTGGACAGACAG CTGAAGAAGACAGTTGAGGAGCTGAATGATGCTTTGGCTACCAAGGAAGAGATTGCCCAGAGGTGTCGCGAGCTTGACTTGCAG GTGGCAGCCCTGCAAGAGGAGAAGAGCAGTTTGCTAGCAGAAAACCAGGTCTTAATGGAGAGACTTAACCAGTCTGACTCCATAGAGGATATAAACAGCCCTGCTGGACGCAGACATCTTCAGCTGCAGACGCAACTGGAGCAGctacaggaagaaaccttcag GTTGGAGGCAGCAAAAGATGATTACCGGATCCGTTGTGAGGAGCTGGAAAAAGAACTTTTGGATGTGAAGTCCCAGAATGAAGACCTTACATCACTGGCTGATGAGGCCCAGTCTCTAAAAGATGAGATCGATGTCCTCAG GCACTCATCTGACAAGGTGTCAAAACTGGAGGGCACTGTGGAACACTACAAGAAGAAACTGGAGGACATGGGGCTGCTCAGAAGACAA AACAAGCTAATggaagagaaaaacacagctttaatgCAGACTAATGTTGGCTTAGAGGAAGAGCTACGAAAGGCGAATGCTGCCAAAGCCCAGTTGGAGACATACAAGAGACAG GTGGTTGAACTTCAGAACAGACTGTCAGAGGAGTCTAAAAAGGCGGACAAGATGGAGTTTGAGTATAAACGCCTCAAAGAGAAAGTCGATtctttacaaaaagaaaaagac CGTATGCGAAGTGAGAGAGATTCATTGAAGGAAACTATTGAGGAGCTACACTGTGTTCAAGCTCAAGAGGGACAGCTCACATCAG GTTTATTCCCACTGGGTAGCAACGATGGTTCTGATTCACTGGCGGCTGAGATCACCACTCCAGAGATGcg AGAACACGTGATTCGTCTTCAGCATGAAAACAAGATGCTGAAACTGGCTCAGGAGGGATCAGACAATGAGAAGATCGCACTGTTGCAGAGTCTACTCGAGGATGCCAACAGGAGAAAAAATGAACTGGAGACAGAGAACAG GTTGATAAATCAGCGCTTGATGGAGGAACAGAGTCAGGTAGAGGAGCTACAGAAGAATCTTCAAGAACAGGGTTCAAAAGCAGATGAT tCTTCTATTTTGAAGAAGAAATATGAGGAGCACAT GGAAAAAGTACAAGAGCTGAATAATGAGCTGCTGAAGAAAAATGCCTTCATTGATGAAATGGAGCCGAAATACAACACCAGCA TCCAACGagtggaggagctggaggaggccttgaagaaaaaagatgaagacATGAAACAGATGGAGGAGCGATACAAGAAATACCTCGAAAAGGCCAAGAGT GTGATCCGAACGCTGGACCCTAAACAGAACCAAGGTTCAGGTCCTGAAGTCCAAGCCCTGAAAAACCAGctgcaggagaaggagaggATGTTGCATTCACTGGAG aaagaaatggacaAGACAAAGAGCCAAAGAGATCACGAGGAGAAACTGATTGTGTCAGCCTGGTACAATATG GGTATGTCTCTGCAGAAGAAGGCTGCTGAAGATCGACTTGCCAACACTGGCTCTGGTCAGTCTTTCCTGGCCCGGCAGAGACAAGCCACCAGCACACGGCGCCAGTATCCTGGCCACGCCCAGTCAGCTACCGCCAG ATCCATGAGGTAG